In Halogeometricum sp. S1BR25-6, a single genomic region encodes these proteins:
- a CDS encoding DCC1-like thiol-disulfide oxidoreductase family protein produces the protein MSEYESVLVYDGECPYCSVAARALRELDDVGAISWYDDAAQAFLERQFGEAPFAMVLVDRREGRVYAGRSAAEELAERAGTPGLVSSLVRDNYDRIARVVGAASGRGRDPDDYHEAYDLTDDAAARFDALVDSAAERPAAL, from the coding sequence ATGTCCGAGTACGAGTCGGTCCTCGTGTACGACGGCGAGTGTCCGTACTGCTCCGTCGCGGCGCGCGCCCTCCGGGAACTGGATGACGTGGGCGCCATCTCGTGGTACGACGACGCCGCGCAGGCGTTCCTCGAACGGCAGTTCGGCGAGGCACCGTTCGCCATGGTTCTCGTCGACCGGCGGGAGGGACGCGTCTACGCCGGGCGGTCCGCGGCCGAAGAACTCGCGGAGCGCGCGGGGACGCCGGGACTCGTGAGTTCGCTCGTCCGCGACAACTACGACCGTATCGCGAGGGTCGTCGGCGCGGCCAGCGGACGCGGCCGCGACCCGGACGACTACCACGAGGCGTACGACCTGACCGACGACGCGGCCGCCCGCTTCGATGCCCTCGTCGACTCCGCCGCGGAACGACCCGCGGCGCTGTGA
- a CDS encoding pyridoxal phosphate-dependent aminotransferase, which produces MFPPLPYLEWISGRPEEATYDLGSSDLRTSAHQSGVIPDSLADLPDPDEEVTLRSQLADEYDVAEENVLVTAGATHANLVAESAALSVAESDGDGGGKEGTPPQVLVEKPGYQPLVSTPAALGARVDRFIRPEEGDELSADRIAAAVRSSFALAVTSNRHNPTGRLTSRERLSKAADAAREAGGFLLVDEVYGPFVTENPTDRAFGGVTAAGLDGAVVTGSLTKFYGLGGLRIGWLIGSEELLDAARDAAFHLPTVAEPSRALARRALHNREELSATAREHLRANHELLAEFAATHEKLSGEVYDGSTYAFLAHEDADGDEVAEAAWDEGILVVPGRFFDDADGFRIALGREPDHVEAALNALSDVLASLSADA; this is translated from the coding sequence ATGTTCCCACCGCTACCGTATCTCGAGTGGATATCCGGTCGGCCGGAGGAGGCGACGTACGACCTCGGGTCGAGCGACCTGCGAACGTCGGCGCACCAGTCCGGGGTGATTCCCGACAGTCTGGCCGACCTCCCCGACCCCGACGAGGAGGTGACGCTCCGCTCGCAACTCGCCGACGAGTACGACGTCGCCGAGGAAAACGTGCTCGTTACCGCCGGCGCGACCCACGCGAACCTCGTCGCCGAGTCGGCCGCCCTCTCGGTCGCCGAGAGTGACGGCGACGGGGGCGGCAAGGAGGGAACGCCGCCGCAGGTGCTCGTCGAGAAACCGGGCTATCAACCGCTCGTCTCCACGCCCGCCGCCCTCGGGGCGCGCGTCGACCGCTTCATCCGACCGGAGGAGGGTGACGAACTCTCCGCGGACCGAATCGCGGCCGCGGTGCGGAGCAGTTTCGCCCTCGCGGTCACCTCGAACCGCCACAACCCGACGGGTCGGCTGACGTCCCGCGAACGGCTCTCGAAGGCGGCCGACGCCGCCCGCGAGGCCGGCGGGTTCCTCCTCGTCGACGAGGTGTACGGCCCGTTCGTCACCGAGAACCCGACCGACCGCGCCTTCGGCGGCGTCACCGCCGCCGGCCTCGACGGCGCCGTCGTCACCGGGTCGCTGACGAAGTTCTACGGCCTCGGCGGCCTCCGAATCGGCTGGCTCATCGGCTCCGAAGAGCTGCTCGACGCCGCCCGCGACGCGGCGTTTCACCTCCCCACCGTCGCCGAACCGAGTCGCGCGTTGGCCCGCCGCGCCCTCCACAACCGCGAGGAACTGTCGGCGACGGCCCGCGAGCACCTCCGCGCGAACCACGAACTCCTCGCGGAATTCGCGGCCACCCACGAGAAACTCTCCGGGGAGGTGTACGACGGCAGTACCTACGCGTTCCTCGCCCACGAGGACGCCGACGGCGACGAGGTGGCGGAGGCGGCGTGGGACGAGGGAATCCTCGTCGTCCCCGGCCGGTTCTTCGACGACGCCGACGGCTTTCGCATCGCCCTCGGACGCGAACCCGACCACGTCGAGGCGGCGCTGAACGCCCTCTCGGACGTGCTGGCGTCGCTGTCGGCGGACGCCTGA
- a CDS encoding GIY-YIG nuclease family protein codes for MVSLLDPNAIAAGTDSLGVGAGDAPPGTYALLFELSETSEIAVGALGAATFPAGAYAYLGSAFGSNGLGRVARHRRVAAGEHGVRHWHVDYLGGHPNTSLRAVVAAPHADVECDAAAALNAGDSPLAGFGASDCDCEAHLARRTEYEKLRSAVLRYFEGK; via the coding sequence GTGGTCTCGCTGCTCGACCCCAACGCAATAGCGGCGGGGACGGACTCGCTCGGCGTCGGCGCGGGCGACGCGCCGCCCGGGACGTACGCGCTGCTCTTCGAGCTCTCCGAGACGAGCGAGATAGCCGTCGGTGCGCTCGGCGCGGCGACGTTCCCGGCGGGCGCGTACGCCTACCTCGGAAGCGCGTTCGGGTCGAACGGGCTCGGCCGGGTCGCCAGACACCGCCGAGTCGCCGCCGGCGAACACGGCGTCCGCCACTGGCACGTCGACTATCTCGGCGGCCACCCGAACACCTCGCTCCGCGCCGTCGTCGCCGCACCCCACGCCGACGTCGAGTGCGACGCCGCGGCCGCGCTGAACGCCGGAGACTCGCCGCTCGCGGGGTTCGGGGCGTCGGACTGCGACTGCGAGGCGCACCTCGCGCGTCGAACCGAGTACGAGAAACTTCGCTCGGCGGTCCTGAGATACTTCGAAGGGAAATGA